In Luteibacter mycovicinus, a genomic segment contains:
- a CDS encoding DUF3309 family protein — MLVTILLIVLVLALIGGLPTWGYSSSWGYGPSGGIGVILAIVLICWLLGVF; from the coding sequence ATGCTTGTCACCATCCTGCTCATCGTTCTGGTTCTCGCCCTCATCGGTGGTCTTCCGACCTGGGGTTATTCGAGCTCGTGGGGCTACGGTCCCAGCGGCGGTATCGGCGTCATTCTCGCCATCGTCCTCATTTGCTGGTTGCTCGGCGTATTCTGA
- a CDS encoding DNA-3-methyladenine glycosylase: MARRRRWPGDIVPRSFFHRDAREVGPQLLNKLLASEDGRAGRIVEVEAYVGAIDPAAHTFRGKTRRNAVMFGPPGHMYVYFTYGMHWCCNTVCGDEGEGSGVLIRALEPVNGIERMRAARPRIRKDRELCSGPARLTQAMGITGEQNGIDLVAARDGYTILDDGTPPPDEVPGSARIGIREGTDLLWRWFVAGNVNVSRA, from the coding sequence TTGGCTCGTCGCCGTCGTTGGCCTGGGGACATCGTTCCGCGATCCTTCTTCCATCGCGATGCACGCGAGGTAGGGCCCCAACTTCTGAACAAACTTCTCGCCAGCGAAGACGGGCGCGCAGGGCGCATCGTCGAGGTCGAGGCTTATGTCGGGGCTATCGATCCCGCCGCGCATACCTTTCGTGGTAAGACCCGACGCAACGCGGTGATGTTCGGCCCCCCGGGCCACATGTATGTGTACTTCACCTATGGCATGCACTGGTGCTGCAACACGGTGTGTGGCGACGAAGGCGAGGGCTCGGGTGTGTTGATTCGTGCGCTCGAACCCGTCAACGGCATCGAACGCATGCGTGCCGCACGACCGCGCATACGCAAGGATCGCGAACTGTGCAGCGGCCCCGCACGACTGACCCAGGCGATGGGCATTACCGGCGAGCAGAACGGTATCGACCTTGTCGCGGCGCGAGACGGTTACACCATCCTGGACGATGGCACGCCGCCTCCCGATGAGGTGCCCGGCTCCGCGCGCATCGGCATCCGTGAGGGTACGGATCTGTTATGGCGCTGGTTCGTCGCGGGGAATGTCAACGTCTCGCGTGCCTGA
- a CDS encoding AraC family transcriptional regulator, with protein MLAALRDAILHQTDRAIGQSPLSTGVPGLTLLRSPHEKMPALLIYKPALCIVAQGSKWALFGDRHIEYGAGQALVVSVETPALGRVTAASPDEPYLGAIVEFDLGILRDVLVAVQPPDDGDEEAGVFVADLDRGIGDCVTRLIRLMDTPAAIPVLYPAIMRELSYWLLAGPQGGAIARLALANEHQASIIGAIHALRDRYAETVSVDDLADIARMSASAFHRQFKRMTSMTPLQYQKQLRLFEARRLMLAENSNVETTAYRVGYESASQFSREYARMFGAPPRRDVEQLRSSAA; from the coding sequence ATGCTTGCAGCCCTGCGCGACGCGATTCTTCACCAGACCGATCGCGCCATCGGGCAAAGCCCTCTGTCGACGGGCGTACCGGGCCTTACGTTGCTACGCTCGCCTCACGAGAAGATGCCCGCCCTGCTGATCTACAAGCCCGCGCTCTGCATCGTCGCCCAGGGGTCCAAATGGGCGCTGTTCGGCGACCGCCACATCGAGTACGGCGCGGGACAGGCGCTGGTGGTCAGTGTGGAAACACCCGCTCTCGGGCGCGTGACCGCCGCCAGTCCGGACGAGCCGTATCTGGGCGCCATCGTGGAATTCGATCTGGGGATCCTGCGCGACGTCCTCGTGGCCGTCCAGCCGCCGGATGACGGCGACGAGGAAGCAGGCGTATTCGTTGCCGACCTGGACCGCGGAATCGGCGACTGCGTCACCCGGCTCATCCGCCTCATGGACACCCCCGCAGCCATCCCCGTGCTCTATCCGGCCATCATGCGCGAGCTCAGTTACTGGCTGCTCGCAGGGCCACAGGGTGGTGCCATCGCACGACTCGCATTGGCCAACGAGCATCAGGCCTCGATCATCGGCGCGATCCACGCACTGCGCGACCGCTACGCGGAAACGGTAAGTGTCGACGACCTCGCCGATATCGCGCGAATGAGCGCGTCCGCGTTCCATCGGCAGTTCAAGCGCATGACCTCGATGACACCGTTGCAGTACCAGAAGCAGCTGCGGTTGTTCGAGGCGCGACGGCTGATGCTCGCCGAAAACAGCAATGTGGAAACCACCGCGTACCGCGTCGGCTACGAAAGCGCTTCGCAGTTCAGCCGCGAGTACGCGCGCATGTTTGGGGCGCCGCCACGGCGCGACGTCGAGCAGCTTCGTAGCAGCGCCGCCTGA
- a CDS encoding SDR family NAD(P)-dependent oxidoreductase, protein MTSKDNNSARRIAVVTGGSRGLGRATVLALARRGVDSVFTYQSRRADAEAVVAAVADLGSRAMALPLDVGVASSFGAFATELASTLSSLGADRFDYLVNNAGISLHKAFAETTEAELDAVFNVHFKGTFLLSQTLLPLIRDGGRIVNLSSGLARVSAAPTAAYGAMKAAVESLTRYMAKELGPRGITVNAVAPGAIATDFSGGMVRDNPEVQKMVIANTALARIGQPDDIGEMIAALLGDENRWVNGQRIEVAGGMAL, encoded by the coding sequence ATGACTTCAAAAGACAATAACAGTGCCCGCCGTATCGCGGTGGTGACCGGCGGCAGCCGTGGCCTGGGTCGTGCGACCGTGCTCGCCCTTGCCAGGCGCGGCGTCGACAGCGTGTTCACCTACCAGAGCCGTCGAGCGGATGCCGAGGCCGTGGTCGCCGCTGTCGCCGACCTCGGTTCGCGGGCCATGGCTCTCCCGCTCGACGTGGGAGTGGCGTCGTCCTTCGGCGCCTTCGCAACCGAGCTGGCTTCTACGCTGTCGTCCCTGGGCGCCGATCGCTTCGATTACCTCGTCAACAACGCGGGCATCTCGTTGCACAAGGCGTTTGCCGAGACCACGGAGGCCGAGCTGGATGCGGTGTTCAACGTCCACTTCAAAGGCACGTTCCTGCTCTCGCAGACCTTGCTGCCGCTGATTCGCGACGGTGGACGCATCGTCAACCTGTCGTCCGGTCTGGCACGTGTCTCGGCGGCACCGACGGCCGCCTACGGCGCAATGAAAGCCGCTGTCGAGTCACTGACACGGTACATGGCCAAGGAGCTGGGTCCGCGCGGTATCACCGTGAACGCGGTGGCTCCCGGCGCCATCGCGACGGACTTCAGCGGCGGCATGGTTCGCGACAACCCCGAGGTGCAGAAGATGGTGATCGCGAACACGGCGCTTGCGCGGATCGGGCAGCCGGACGATATCGGCGAGATGATCGCCGCGCTGCTCGGTGACGAGAATCGCTGGGTCAACGGGCAGCGCATCGAGGTCGCTGGCGGGATGGCGCTTTAA